A segment of the Echinicola strongylocentroti genome:
ACTACATTACCAAGTAAAGTTTAATACACCAGGTAGGTATTATGTATGGGTAAGGGCGTATTCGACTGGAAGCGAAGACAATGGGGTACATGTGGGCATTGATGGAGCGTGGCCTACGAGTGGCCAACGGATGCAATGGTGTGAAGGTAAGAATGGCTGGACTTGGGAAAGTAAGCAAAGAACCGAGGAAGAACACTGCGGGGTGCCCCATGAGATTTATCTGGATGTAGATAAAGCGGGTATGCATGAGATCCAGTTCAGCATGCGGGAAGATGGGTTTGAATTCGATAAGTTTATTTTGACCAAAGATGTGGACTATCAACCTACAGGAATAGGCCTTCCATCTACGGAAAAGCAAAGGGATCTTTCGAATGGTTCAACAAATCAGAACAGCAGGGAGCCATCGTATATTGCGAGGCTGTCCACTTCTTCAGCGGACAACAAGACATTTTTTGCCAAGGAATATGCAGTCGAAGGCTCAGGTTTTTATAAAGACAAGCATGGAGATTGGTTGGCCATAAATCCGGAAGAGGGTGAACGGGCAAAAATCTCGATGCCTTTTTATTTTTCTAGTGGAAAGTACGATATACTGTTTGTAGGAGTGGGAGAAAGCGATGGACAGCCCACGTATTCACTAAGGGTAAATGACCGCGACCTAGGGAGTTTTTCTTTTCCTCTTTCTGATAAAATGTTTGAGCAGGGGCCCACATATAACCATGTATGGGAAAATATTTCCTTAACCAAGGGTGATATCGTGACCGTTCAGGCCACTATAGCGAGTGCTGATGGAAAAGAGTGGGCGAGGGGAAGATGGTCAGGTATCGTATTTGCCCCTGCAGGACGAGGGAAGCTACTGCAAAGTAACATGGACAGTGACCAATACGGCAGAGATCCTATCAGTATATCGCCGCCAGTGGGGAGATTGGCTATTGTAGCAGATGGAAACTCACCGGATCCTGATGATTTGGGAGGTACGGCGGTTTCTTTGGCCTTATTGCAGGCATCGGGCCTGGCGGATCGCTTGGTCCATTACTCCCATAGTTGTGATTTGGTCAGAGGGGACCGGATTTCTGAGCGTGCAGAGAAAGAGCGGCATTCCCTGATGCAGGTAGCATGTGATGTGACGGCACGTCGTTGGGGAGGTTTTGATTCCTTGAAATTCCATGATGCGCTATGGGAGCAAGAGGAAACGGTCAACGACCTGGCCAGAGCCATAAATAATTCTTCGGCATCGGATCCTTTATGGATTGTGGAAGCTGGAGAACCTGATATAATTGGCTTGGCCTTGGATGCGTCCCTACCTGCTAAACATTCCTTTGTGAAGGTGGTCACCCATCACTCAGCAAATGATGATGCAGGTGATTTTTATACATGGCAAAATATACTTGATTTCGGCGTGGAAGAAGTGCGGATACCTGATCAGAATGTCCATCTTAAAGTAGCCTTGGAGGCTTGGGATTGGGCAAAAGATCACCACGATCCTAGGATACAATGGGTATGGCTAATGGGGAAAATTGCGGAAGTGGACGATGTGGTGAAATTCCAAAAAGGAAAATGGGACTGCTCAGATGCCGGAATGGTATTGTATTGGATTACAGGAGCCACATCAGGAGGAGTGGAACTGGGAACTGTAGAAGATGTAAAAAAATTGCTATTGGATTATATAGATAAGTGAATGGAGGCATGATAAAAGATGTTTCACTAAGGTGGAAATAGAAATCCTGTTTCCGAACGACTGCTTCCAAAACCCTTTGGAACGCAATACCTGTATGCGGTGGCGTAGCCAGGCTAATGCCTATTTCGGGTTTAAGTTGATTTTGGAGAACTTTTGGACGAAAACACCCTTTTTTTAGACGATTCTTTTCACGCTGCTGCTTTAATTTGGTTGAAATAAATTAACACAGTTACAATGAAAGTACAACAAACTATTTGTGGCTATTTTTGGTCGCTTCTGATCATGGTGCTTGTCATGGGGTGCCAGACTCATGGAAAAAATACGGAGAAACAATCCACTATTGACCAAAAGGTAGCAGAGCTGGTCAGTAGGATGACGTTGGCAGAAAAAGTAGCGGAGCTCACACAAGATGCTCCTCCAAATGAGCGTCTGGGTATTCCGATGATGCAGTACAGTGAGTGTCTCCATGGCTTATGGCTTCCTGGGGCGACGGTATATCCACAGGCGATAGCCTTGGGGTCTACTTGGGATCCGAAAACGATCAAAGAAATGACCACGGCGATTGCCAAAGAGGCCAGAGCGGCAAATCTTACCCATTGTTATTCTCCTAATTTGGATGTGATTACGGGTGATCCCCGTTATGGAAGGGTAGAAGAGTCTTATGGTGAGGATCCTTATTTGGTCTCTCGGATGGGAGTGGCTTTTATTGAAGGTTTACAAGGAACAGGTAGTGAAAAGTTTGATGAAAACCACATCCTAGCCACAGCAAAACACTTTGTTGCCTACCCCGAAAACCGCCGAGGAATCAACGGTGGGTTTAGTGATATTTCAAAAAGGAGGCTTTATGAGGTTCATCTTCCTCCATTCGAAGCAGCTGTAAAAGAAGCAGGAGTAGGGTGTATTATGCCCGGCCACCAAGATCTCAATGGTGTGCCTTGTCATATGAACACATGGTTGATACAAGATTTGCTTAGGGACCAATGGGGATTTGATGGATTTATCGTCTCGGACAATAATGATGTTTCAAGATTACACCATATGCATTATATCGCCAAATCTCGGGAGGAAGCAGCCGTAATGGGACTGCAGACTGGAGTAGATGTGGACTTGGTAATCGGTAAGGATCCTGCTAATGCAGCCTATATTATGGAGGTATTGGAAGATACGTTGACCAGTAATCCTGATTTGGTGAAGCACGTAGACAGAAGCGTATCACGAATATTGAAAATGAAATATAAACTTGGCCTATTTGACCAAGAGGATACCGATGAGGTAAAGGACGTGGTAAGTACACCAGAAAGCCAAGAGCTGGCGCTGGACATTGCCAAAAAGTCCGTAGTGCTGTTAAAGAACGACAATGACCTATTGCCTCTGGACATTGACAAGGTCAATTCTATAGCAGTAATCGGCCCAAATGCCCATGAAGAGGTGGCCAAAGGGAAAAAATATACGCTTCTCGGAGGGTATGCTGGTATACCGCCATATTATACTTCCGTGCTGGAAGGTATACGACAAAAGGTGGGAGACAAAGTGAAAATCAACTATGCGGAAGGCTGTAAACTTACGAGCAGTTCCAAGGCAGGGTTTGCAGAAGCCATCGAAGCAGCCAAGAAATCCGATGTAGTGATTTTGGCGGTTGGCGGCTCCACTGCCACCTGTGGAGAAGGCGGAGATCGTGCAGATTTGGATCTTTTTGGTGTCCAAAATGAACTTGTTGAGGCCATCCACAAAGTCGGAAAACCGGTGGTAGCGGTACTGATAAATGGCCGTCCACTTACGATAAACTATATAGCGGAAAACATTCCTTCTATTATCGAAAGCTGGTATCTAGGAATGCGTAGCGGGGATGCATTGGCTGATGTGGTCTTTGGGGACTATAATCCGGGAGGAAAACTTACCGTTTCTTTTCCTAGATCAGTGGGGCAGCTACCTGTAACTTATCTGGAGAGACCTGACTTTGTAGGGTCGGGAAAGGGACTGTATAAATTTACCGATAAATCCCCCTTGTTTCCATTTGGACATGGACTTAGTTATACCTCTTTTAGCTATAGCAATGTAAGGCTCGATAAGCGCCAAATCAAAGCTGGCGAAAAAGCCATCGTATCCGTAGATGTGACCAATACAGGCAGCAGGGCTGGTGATGAAGTGGTGCAAATGTACGTCAGAGATGATTTTGCCTCAGTAGGCCGATATAACAAAATGTTAAAGGGCTTTGAAAGGGTTCCGTTGCAAGCAGGTGAAACCAAAACCATCCAGTTTGAACTGAATCCTGAAAACCTGTCGATATATGATCAGAACATGGAAAAAATAGTGGAGCCTGGAGATTTTACCATTTCAGTTGGTGGCTCTAGTCTTGAAAAAGACCTTAGTGAAATCAAATTAGCAGTGTTGTAAATCAACTGATTTTCGTGCACTTTCAGCCCATCCCGATAGCTGTCTGGACAGGTCATAACGATTCCTAATGCATAAACCGGGATAAGCCGGGGTTAATTGATTCTACCATCACAAAGTGCTTAATCATAGCCTGAGTTGGGGCATAAATCGCTATCAATCCGTCATAGCAAGCTTCTCTGCTCCAAACAGGCCTGCTGGACTTCAGACAAGCCTATCTGGAGTGAAGCTAGGCAAGCCTGTCTTGGGTGGAGCCAGGCAAGCCTGTCCGGAGCCCATAGCCGTCAGGCTAATGTAAGTTGTTGGAAACCTATATCCTTATTGAAGTTTGGGCTCTTTACAAATGGCCTAGGGGGGGCAAATCCCCATTATCTCTGTTCGAGATTACAAATCTCGAACAGCTAAGTTAAACTGACGACTATGGTCCCGAGCCCGGCAGGCTCGCAGTGCTTGTTCTCCTTGGGCGATAGGCAAAAGGGAAATCATGAAGGTTTTGTCACCGACAGAAAAGAAGTACAGCTGTTTTAGGAGGGGCTTGTTCGTTGGTGGATAGTGGCTAATTGCTATATTTGCTATTACCAACAGATCAATAGTATTCCATTTGCTGCAATGGATAAATATACATTCGTTTGTTTTGTCAAATGAAAAGTTACTATTGGTAATGTGTTTCCCAAAAAAAATCACCTGAAATACCCCTGCTTCCAAAGACTGGGCCCTTGATCCAGAGAAGGTAAAAGGAGTAGTGGTAAAGAAAATATAAGAACGTGAAGTGCTATTTAAACCCAAGAGCGCCAAAAAAGATAATCACCGGAGTTGTTCCTCTCCATATAACTGTGAAAAAGCCTTCAATGGCGGTTTCATTGATTGGTCTGATAGTGTACTTTTTGATGATTGGAGCGGAGGTTAAATCCGCTTTAGGACAGGACCAAATCAATAATTTC
Coding sequences within it:
- a CDS encoding beta-xylosidase, with product MKVQQTICGYFWSLLIMVLVMGCQTHGKNTEKQSTIDQKVAELVSRMTLAEKVAELTQDAPPNERLGIPMMQYSECLHGLWLPGATVYPQAIALGSTWDPKTIKEMTTAIAKEARAANLTHCYSPNLDVITGDPRYGRVEESYGEDPYLVSRMGVAFIEGLQGTGSEKFDENHILATAKHFVAYPENRRGINGGFSDISKRRLYEVHLPPFEAAVKEAGVGCIMPGHQDLNGVPCHMNTWLIQDLLRDQWGFDGFIVSDNNDVSRLHHMHYIAKSREEAAVMGLQTGVDVDLVIGKDPANAAYIMEVLEDTLTSNPDLVKHVDRSVSRILKMKYKLGLFDQEDTDEVKDVVSTPESQELALDIAKKSVVLLKNDNDLLPLDIDKVNSIAVIGPNAHEEVAKGKKYTLLGGYAGIPPYYTSVLEGIRQKVGDKVKINYAEGCKLTSSSKAGFAEAIEAAKKSDVVILAVGGSTATCGEGGDRADLDLFGVQNELVEAIHKVGKPVVAVLINGRPLTINYIAENIPSIIESWYLGMRSGDALADVVFGDYNPGGKLTVSFPRSVGQLPVTYLERPDFVGSGKGLYKFTDKSPLFPFGHGLSYTSFSYSNVRLDKRQIKAGEKAIVSVDVTNTGSRAGDEVVQMYVRDDFASVGRYNKMLKGFERVPLQAGETKTIQFELNPENLSIYDQNMEKIVEPGDFTISVGGSSLEKDLSEIKLAVL